Proteins co-encoded in one Zalophus californianus isolate mZalCal1 chromosome 9, mZalCal1.pri.v2, whole genome shotgun sequence genomic window:
- the LOC113922861 gene encoding cytochrome c oxidase subunit 6B1-like — protein MAEDIKTKIKNYQTAPFDSRFPNQNQTRNCWQNYLDFHRCEKAKTSKGSNVSMCEWYCRVYKSFCPISWVSARDDWWAEGTFPGKI, from the coding sequence ATGGCAGAAGACATCAAGACCAAAATCAAGAACTACCAGACTGCCCCTTTTGACAGCCGCTTCCCCAACCAGAACCAGACCAGGAACTGCTGGCAGAACTACCTGGACTTCCACCGCTGTGAGAAGGCAAAGACTTCTAAAGGGAGTAATGTCTCCATGTGTGAATGGTACTGTCGTGTGTACAAGTCCTTCTGCCCCATATCCTGGGTGTCAGCCAGGGATGACTGGTGGGCAGAAGGCACATTTCCTGGGAAGATCTGA